A single genomic interval of Chitinophaga sp. 180180018-3 harbors:
- a CDS encoding helix-turn-helix transcriptional regulator → MTIKEYIPNELLRPFIKGYKIIESQGELTNRVVPDTSFAIAFRLKGQIAYISNDLKTVLPMTILSGLRKSVRLINYSPETSALIVLFTATGISAFFKQPLYTLFEESVSLDNFFRQSEMAALEDQLSEADDSKSRIAIVEQFFYSKLINTHPDALVAEAINKIHLSNGLIRMKALAGSLFISQDAFEKRFRKVTGTSPKQFSSIIKMKTIIQKGTAASFLDISHNYGFYDQAHFNKDFKIFTGLTPTSFFKSGSYW, encoded by the coding sequence ATGACTATTAAGGAATACATACCAAATGAATTATTGCGGCCATTCATAAAGGGATATAAAATTATTGAAAGCCAGGGCGAACTAACTAACAGGGTTGTGCCAGATACATCATTTGCTATTGCTTTCCGCTTAAAGGGCCAAATTGCCTATATCAGCAACGATCTCAAAACTGTGTTGCCGATGACTATACTTTCAGGTTTACGAAAATCTGTCAGGCTCATCAACTACAGCCCTGAAACTTCCGCTCTGATTGTTCTTTTTACAGCAACGGGTATATCTGCCTTTTTCAAACAACCACTTTATACTCTATTCGAAGAAAGTGTTTCACTAGATAATTTTTTCCGGCAGTCAGAAATGGCAGCATTAGAAGACCAGCTATCTGAAGCTGATGACAGCAAATCAAGAATTGCCATTGTTGAACAGTTCTTTTATTCAAAACTAATTAATACCCACCCCGATGCACTCGTTGCAGAAGCCATCAACAAAATTCATTTAAGCAATGGGCTAATCAGAATGAAAGCATTGGCGGGCAGCTTGTTCATCAGCCAGGATGCTTTTGAAAAACGATTCAGGAAGGTAACGGGCACTAGCCCAAAACAGTTTTCTTCTATCATAAAAATGAAAACCATCATTCAAAAGGGAACAGCAGCATCTTTTCTTGACATCTCGCATAACTACGGCTTCTATGATCAGGCACATTTCAACAAAGATTTTAAGATTTTTACTGGTCTGACACCTACCTCTTTTTTCAAATCCGGTTCATATTGGTAA
- a CDS encoding TlpA disulfide reductase family protein — MIKQLILLCCIAFVFLSAQQAPPRTTTITFKLEKGSALYISYPLSLVQYKELLLEAVPGDTVITITVNSAIPFNIININKTHSPYLFFPGYHYTASIQKNESNLVFQCTDEEKAFECNALNNVEKNTSSFSTMLDKTLTAYTQTGQYSHELDTYLINQRNQRLEKLASLRQVQHLSDEGYRLLTAYIQYEFISRRLIPMYYPGFDPSALPTWYIDSIYQYKQSFNDPSLLALSSFQRALVYNSQFTGYDDTQKKSTLPKQFSAARRYTSSQQIADFVLYQTMNSYRNKADKRYPLYIDSFLQQCPDTLYRHIITANYKFLASEKTASTSQQLFTTQQKIIGLDSVIKGQQKIVYIDCWASWCAPCKRELAYSAALQQEFKGTGVAFLFLSLDSDAVAWSRAMSDYSFMTALNSFLITNNYQSPFARKYRIQGIPRYLIFGSDGRLIDENAPRPSDPKLKELLRKLAKS; from the coding sequence ATGATAAAACAACTCATTCTTTTATGCTGTATCGCTTTCGTTTTCCTTTCCGCGCAGCAGGCCCCTCCCCGTACCACTACCATCACTTTCAAACTGGAAAAAGGCAGTGCACTTTACATCTCATATCCGCTAAGCCTCGTACAGTATAAAGAGCTCCTGCTCGAGGCAGTTCCCGGAGATACAGTAATTACCATTACCGTAAACAGTGCCATTCCGTTCAATATCATCAATATCAATAAAACTCATAGCCCATATCTTTTCTTCCCGGGATATCATTACACTGCCAGCATACAAAAAAATGAAAGCAACCTGGTGTTTCAATGCACCGACGAGGAAAAAGCATTTGAATGTAATGCGCTGAATAATGTAGAAAAGAATACCAGCAGCTTCAGTACAATGTTGGATAAAACGCTTACAGCCTATACCCAAACAGGACAATATAGCCATGAACTGGACACCTATCTCATCAACCAGAGAAATCAACGACTGGAAAAACTGGCAAGTCTCCGGCAAGTACAGCATTTATCTGATGAAGGATACAGATTGCTGACTGCTTATATTCAATATGAGTTCATTTCGCGGCGACTGATACCCATGTACTATCCTGGTTTTGACCCTTCTGCGCTGCCCACCTGGTATATCGATTCAATATACCAATACAAGCAATCGTTCAATGATCCTTCCCTGCTGGCGCTATCATCCTTCCAGCGTGCACTGGTCTACAATAGCCAGTTTACCGGGTATGATGATACACAAAAGAAAAGTACGCTACCCAAACAATTTTCTGCTGCCCGCCGATATACCAGTTCACAGCAAATAGCCGATTTTGTATTGTATCAAACCATGAATAGTTACCGGAACAAGGCAGATAAACGGTACCCGCTATACATAGATTCGTTCCTGCAGCAGTGCCCTGATACGCTCTACCGGCACATCATAACAGCGAACTACAAATTTCTGGCAAGCGAAAAAACCGCGTCCACTTCACAGCAATTATTCACCACCCAACAGAAAATTATCGGCCTGGATTCCGTCATCAAAGGTCAGCAAAAAATTGTCTACATCGACTGCTGGGCCAGCTGGTGCGCTCCATGCAAAAGAGAACTGGCTTATTCGGCTGCATTACAGCAGGAATTCAAAGGAACGGGCGTAGCATTCCTATTTCTCTCACTGGATAGCGACGCTGTAGCATGGTCCCGGGCAATGAGCGATTACTCATTCATGACTGCGCTCAACAGCTTCCTGATAACTAATAATTATCAATCACCATTCGCCCGGAAATACCGCATACAGGGCATACCCCGCTATCTCATCTTTGGTAGCGACGGCCGGCTGATAGATGAAAATGCACCGCGCCCCAGTGATCCGAAACTAAAGGAACTGTTGAGAAAACTGGCGAAATCCTGA
- a CDS encoding NAD(P)/FAD-dependent oxidoreductase translates to MQKKAIIIGAGPAGLTAAYELLQRTNIVPVVLEKSNDIGGISKTVNYKGNRIDIGGHRFFSKSDRVMDWWMNMMPLDKEAAEVFSISYQQKTREVKATRQSNHTDTLVAPDPDLIMLVRKRLSRIYFLHKFFTYPIQLSVDTLRKLGLTTTISIMISYLWAQLFPRKEEKTLEDFMVNRFGTTLYHLFFKDYTEKVWGVSCKNISAEWGAQRIKGISIGKAIAHAVKSAVDAGKPKDLKQKNVETSLIEQFLYPKHGPGQLWEEVAHQVMNKGGSVLMQHDVIKIHTSGNQITAVEALDRSTGETVMLEGDYFFSTMPIKELVADLNANVPANVREIAAGLHYRDFITIGILLKNLSFEDKKTDQHKPIDLKDTWIYIQEKDVKVGRLQLFNNWSPYMVKDPDTTWVGMEYFCNKGDDFWELTDDEIRQTAISELCKIGLAQPTNVLDATVLRMEKTYPAYWGTYARFDELKNYIDTFENLFLVGRNGMHKYNNSDHSMLTAMVAVDNIEAGIVTKSNIWSINTEQEYHEEKK, encoded by the coding sequence ATGCAAAAGAAAGCTATCATTATCGGCGCCGGCCCGGCAGGCCTCACCGCTGCCTATGAACTCTTACAGCGCACCAACATTGTTCCGGTTGTATTAGAGAAAAGTAACGACATAGGCGGCATCTCCAAAACAGTTAATTATAAAGGTAACCGGATCGATATCGGCGGGCATCGGTTCTTCTCCAAATCCGACCGCGTAATGGATTGGTGGATGAACATGATGCCGCTGGATAAAGAGGCCGCCGAAGTTTTTTCCATCAGTTACCAGCAAAAGACCCGGGAAGTAAAAGCCACCCGCCAATCTAATCATACCGATACACTGGTAGCTCCGGATCCCGATCTCATCATGCTAGTCAGGAAACGCCTGTCGAGGATATACTTCCTCCACAAGTTTTTCACATACCCTATCCAGTTGTCTGTTGACACCTTACGCAAACTTGGCCTGACCACTACTATCAGCATCATGATATCCTACCTCTGGGCCCAACTCTTCCCCCGAAAAGAAGAAAAAACGCTGGAGGATTTCATGGTCAACCGGTTTGGAACAACGCTGTATCACTTGTTTTTCAAAGACTATACAGAAAAAGTATGGGGCGTATCCTGCAAAAACATTTCCGCCGAATGGGGCGCCCAACGTATCAAAGGTATCTCCATCGGCAAAGCCATCGCTCATGCGGTAAAATCGGCTGTTGACGCAGGGAAACCGAAAGATCTCAAACAAAAGAACGTAGAAACCAGCCTGATTGAACAGTTCCTTTACCCTAAACACGGCCCGGGCCAGCTATGGGAAGAAGTTGCCCACCAGGTAATGAATAAAGGCGGATCAGTACTGATGCAACACGATGTAATAAAGATCCACACTTCCGGTAATCAGATAACCGCCGTTGAAGCACTCGACCGCAGCACCGGAGAAACCGTAATGCTGGAAGGTGATTACTTCTTCTCCACCATGCCCATCAAAGAACTGGTAGCCGACCTGAATGCCAACGTTCCCGCCAATGTACGGGAAATCGCCGCCGGACTACATTACCGCGATTTCATTACTATCGGAATCCTATTGAAAAATCTCAGCTTCGAAGACAAAAAAACCGACCAGCACAAACCAATCGATCTGAAAGATACCTGGATCTATATACAGGAGAAGGATGTGAAAGTAGGTCGACTCCAACTCTTCAACAACTGGAGTCCCTACATGGTAAAAGATCCCGACACTACCTGGGTAGGAATGGAATACTTCTGTAATAAAGGCGACGATTTCTGGGAGCTCACCGACGATGAAATACGACAAACAGCCATCAGCGAACTATGCAAGATCGGGCTTGCCCAACCCACCAATGTATTGGATGCTACCGTACTCCGGATGGAAAAAACGTACCCCGCCTATTGGGGCACCTATGCCCGTTTCGATGAGCTGAAGAATTATATCGATACTTTCGAAAATCTCTTCCTGGTGGGCAGGAATGGCATGCACAAGTATAACAACTCCGATCACTCCATGCTTACTGCCATGGTAGCAGTGGATAATATCGAAGCGGGTATTGTTACTAAATCAAATATCTGGTCTATTAATACGGAACAGGAGTATCATGAGGAGAAGAAATAA
- a CDS encoding S24 family peptidase has product MTPLDRLKAAIDILKKNMEGLTNQLIGKRIRYDSPNYVSDILGGSKPISKLFLKKMKVEYSINTEWILTGKGEMFVQDTSHDSQVMETPALYGKRQGQVSWVGVPIFDVPVVAIFNHKSLPIGYVTIPRFQDCVFGIQASGDDMLPDISNGDYILCKETSINEIINGGSYLIVTHQGNEIVRTVRVHKTNSEYISLIPANQSKPSARLARSVIHRIYKIKGVIKSY; this is encoded by the coding sequence ATGACCCCGCTTGACAGATTAAAAGCAGCAATAGATATTTTGAAGAAGAATATGGAAGGCCTTACTAATCAATTGATTGGGAAGAGGATTAGATATGATTCACCTAATTATGTTTCAGATATTCTTGGAGGATCGAAACCAATAAGCAAACTTTTTCTGAAAAAAATGAAGGTCGAATATTCGATTAATACCGAATGGATTTTGACAGGGAAAGGAGAGATGTTTGTTCAAGATACCAGTCACGACAGCCAGGTAATGGAGACGCCAGCACTTTATGGCAAAAGACAGGGACAGGTAAGTTGGGTTGGAGTGCCGATATTTGATGTACCAGTAGTAGCTATTTTCAATCATAAGAGTTTGCCAATTGGTTACGTGACCATTCCCAGATTTCAGGACTGCGTTTTTGGAATCCAGGCATCAGGGGATGACATGTTGCCTGATATCAGTAACGGTGATTATATACTATGTAAAGAGACAAGTATAAATGAGATCATAAATGGCGGTAGTTATCTGATAGTTACCCATCAGGGAAATGAAATAGTAAGAACTGTGCGTGTTCATAAAACAAACAGTGAGTACATCTCACTCATCCCGGCAAACCAATCGAAGCCATCAGCGAGGCTTGCCAGATCAGTGATTCACAGAATATACAAGATTAAGGGAGTGATTAAAAGCTATTAA
- a CDS encoding DUF433 domain-containing protein, translated as MDILQYIEINPGIMMGKPVIKGTRITVELILEKLSKGETMQDILIAHPHITQEAIHAALAFAAQSLKDTHYYPIAS; from the coding sequence ATGGACATACTGCAATACATAGAAATCAATCCCGGAATTATGATGGGTAAACCTGTCATTAAAGGCACACGTATTACCGTTGAGCTAATTCTGGAAAAGTTATCTAAAGGTGAAACCATGCAGGATATCCTTATAGCCCATCCACATATTACCCAGGAGGCTATTCATGCGGCCCTGGCTTTTGCCGCCCAGAGCTTAAAAGATACACACTACTATCCCATCGCCAGCTGA
- a CDS encoding DUF5615 family PIN-like protein: MKLVADESVDAPIVQKLREDGYEIFSIAEQSHGISDEQVLAIAHEKGSLLITQDKDFGELVYRLGKAHEGVILLRLVGLNPYDKADLCLIVINQHKHELPGAFTVVYKDFVKIRKGQ; this comes from the coding sequence ATGAAATTAGTTGCTGACGAAAGCGTCGATGCACCTATTGTGCAGAAGCTAAGAGAAGATGGTTACGAAATCTTTTCTATTGCAGAACAGTCGCATGGAATCAGTGATGAACAAGTATTAGCAATAGCCCATGAAAAAGGTTCTTTGTTAATCACTCAGGATAAAGATTTCGGTGAATTGGTTTATCGATTAGGTAAAGCACATGAAGGCGTGATATTGCTAAGATTAGTGGGATTAAATCCTTACGATAAGGCTGATCTGTGTTTGATTGTAATCAATCAGCATAAACATGAACTTCCAGGAGCATTTACAGTTGTATACAAAGATTTTGTAAAGATCAGAAAAGGTCAATAA
- a CDS encoding DUF4126 family protein, with protein sequence MKKAHLPTLLRAIGLGIATGMRSAMGPAFVSRFLNQHPSGHLKRSPLNFMQQPAAGRLLQTMAAGELVVDKAPQTGNRIAAAGITGRALSGALTGATFYQARGEKAWKGALIGAGAAVAAAYVFFYLRRTAGKKWQVRDAAVGGVEDALAVAIAAASAKK encoded by the coding sequence ATGAAGAAAGCACATCTACCTACTTTATTGCGGGCGATTGGTTTGGGCATAGCAACGGGTATGCGCAGTGCAATGGGCCCGGCGTTTGTCAGTCGTTTTCTAAATCAGCATCCATCGGGGCATTTAAAGCGTTCGCCATTGAATTTTATGCAGCAGCCGGCAGCGGGCAGGTTGTTGCAAACAATGGCAGCCGGGGAACTGGTTGTTGACAAAGCTCCACAGACCGGTAATCGTATAGCCGCCGCCGGTATTACGGGGAGGGCGTTATCGGGCGCGCTGACCGGCGCTACTTTTTATCAGGCCCGGGGAGAGAAGGCCTGGAAGGGAGCATTGATTGGCGCCGGAGCTGCAGTGGCGGCGGCGTATGTGTTTTTTTATTTACGCAGAACAGCGGGTAAGAAATGGCAGGTCAGGGATGCCGCAGTAGGCGGAGTGGAAGATGCGCTGGCAGTGGCCATTGCAGCAGCCTCTGCGAAAAAGTAG
- a CDS encoding DUF4870 domain-containing protein: MKTNQWAIISYITIIGWIIAYVKSKEERSSLLYYHLEQALGLVIASIVWSIAVGIVIAIMPAALTGIISIAGFLPFLFMIFGIINAINNVQHPIPVIGRLFENKFVFLRG; this comes from the coding sequence ATGAAAACAAATCAATGGGCGATTATTTCTTATATCACAATCATAGGATGGATCATAGCATATGTAAAAAGCAAGGAAGAAAGAAGCAGCCTGTTGTACTATCACCTGGAACAGGCCCTGGGGCTTGTTATTGCAAGTATTGTCTGGTCTATCGCTGTTGGCATCGTCATCGCAATAATGCCTGCTGCACTCACTGGCATAATATCCATTGCCGGGTTCCTTCCCTTCCTTTTCATGATATTCGGAATTATCAATGCCATTAACAATGTGCAACACCCCATACCTGTGATCGGCAGACTGTTTGAAAATAAGTTTGTTTTCCTTCGTGGATAA
- a CDS encoding glycoside hydrolase family 88 protein, producing the protein MKSIAITKAILFNCICMALGVSAFAQKSALTKWPAGSDPATIGLLLTRHFIETPHGNVGYTNPPKTIIYPEVCAWYGALRFTEAAKQKDLQHQLEMRFRPLLYKENNLVPRPDHVDHTVFGVLPLILHLQTQNPVYLDMGKWFADEQWTLPSVTDKPEYAVLQDSGYTWQTRMWIDDMYMITAIQVQAYKTTKNEQYLNRAAKEIVRYLSALQQPNGLFYHAPDVPFYWGRGNGWVATGMTEILRVLPAGNPYHHPIMEAYKKMMATLKAQQDASGMWHQLVDDPQSWPETSGSAMFAYALITGVKKGWLDAAAYGPVARKAWLALGTYINSNGDVREVCEGTNKKNDHQYYLDRKRNTGDLHGQAPYLWCAFALTEP; encoded by the coding sequence ATGAAATCGATTGCAATAACGAAAGCTATCCTGTTCAATTGTATCTGTATGGCCCTTGGGGTCAGCGCTTTTGCACAAAAATCAGCGCTCACGAAATGGCCGGCCGGCAGCGACCCGGCCACCATAGGGTTATTACTGACCAGGCACTTCATTGAAACACCTCATGGTAACGTGGGTTATACAAATCCGCCTAAAACTATCATCTACCCGGAAGTATGCGCCTGGTATGGTGCGTTGCGCTTCACGGAAGCTGCTAAGCAAAAAGATTTGCAACATCAGCTTGAAATGCGTTTCCGGCCTTTATTGTATAAAGAGAATAACCTGGTGCCCAGGCCCGATCATGTGGACCATACTGTATTTGGGGTGCTGCCGTTGATATTGCATCTTCAAACACAAAATCCTGTTTACCTGGATATGGGTAAATGGTTTGCTGATGAACAATGGACCCTGCCTTCTGTCACGGATAAACCGGAATACGCTGTGCTGCAGGACAGTGGCTATACCTGGCAAACGAGGATGTGGATAGATGATATGTACATGATTACCGCGATACAGGTGCAGGCCTATAAAACCACAAAGAACGAGCAGTATCTCAACAGGGCGGCAAAAGAAATTGTAAGATACCTGAGCGCCCTGCAGCAACCCAATGGCTTGTTTTATCATGCACCGGACGTACCATTTTACTGGGGGCGTGGCAATGGCTGGGTGGCAACGGGCATGACAGAAATACTAAGGGTATTACCAGCCGGCAACCCTTATCACCACCCTATTATGGAGGCCTACAAAAAAATGATGGCTACCCTTAAAGCCCAGCAGGATGCCAGTGGCATGTGGCATCAGCTGGTGGATGATCCGCAGTCGTGGCCCGAAACTTCCGGCTCTGCCATGTTTGCCTACGCCCTCATCACAGGCGTGAAGAAGGGCTGGCTGGATGCTGCTGCTTATGGACCTGTGGCCCGCAAAGCCTGGCTGGCCCTGGGTACTTATATTAACAGTAATGGAGATGTGAGAGAGGTTTGCGAAGGCACCAATAAAAAGAATGATCATCAGTATTACCTGGATCGCAAACGGAATACCGGCGATTTGCACGGACAGGCGCCCTATCTGTGGTGCGCATTTGCGTTAACAGAACCATAA
- a CDS encoding FadR/GntR family transcriptional regulator, translating into MEKTSKLSDRVINAIQKDISQGKYKPGQKIPPEPELMVQYAVGRSTIREAIKTLSMSGILRVQQGAGTFVNETVQAESLDQRLRRADFEEINQVRRMLDFEIVKLAAENRTEDDIQQMYSQLELRKNAILGQQYQQCMEADIAFHTAVARASGNQVLADLYKSFTAVIRDFFARRDTESISHFAISHHLHEQLFKAIKSGNTKLSRQVMEDILENNY; encoded by the coding sequence ATGGAAAAAACTTCCAAGCTATCGGATAGGGTGATCAATGCGATACAAAAAGACATCTCCCAGGGAAAATATAAACCCGGACAAAAGATTCCGCCAGAGCCGGAGTTGATGGTACAGTATGCGGTGGGGCGTTCTACCATCCGGGAGGCGATCAAAACCCTCTCCATGTCGGGTATTCTGCGGGTACAGCAGGGCGCAGGCACTTTCGTCAACGAAACGGTGCAGGCAGAATCGCTGGATCAGCGTCTTCGCCGGGCTGATTTTGAGGAGATCAACCAGGTAAGGCGGATGCTGGATTTTGAGATTGTAAAGCTGGCGGCCGAAAATCGTACGGAAGATGATATACAGCAGATGTATTCCCAGCTGGAACTCCGTAAAAATGCCATCCTCGGGCAGCAGTACCAACAGTGTATGGAGGCGGACATTGCCTTCCATACGGCTGTTGCAAGGGCTTCCGGTAATCAGGTGCTGGCGGATCTGTATAAGAGTTTCACCGCGGTAATCCGTGATTTCTTTGCACGGCGCGATACAGAAAGCATTAGTCATTTTGCTATCAGTCATCATCTGCATGAGCAATTGTTTAAGGCCATTAAAAGTGGTAATACTAAACTATCGCGGCAGGTAATGGAAGATATATTGGAGAACAACTATTAA
- a CDS encoding sulfite exporter TauE/SafE family protein: protein MNILIFTLILLGGAYLAGLLGSLTGLGGGVVVIPLLTLIFHVDIRYAIGAALLASIANSSGAATAYIKEGITNIRLGMFLEIGTTAGAVIGALLAVFTPVNTIAILFGVVLIFSALMTVRKKHEHAEQTGSQLSYALKLNSSYPTPAGEVSYKLKNIGGGFSIMLLAGVLSGLLGIGSGALKVLAMDGAMRIPFKVSTTTSNFMIGVTAAASAVVYLQRGYIDPGIAFPVVLGVLGGAFTGARLLTVMNPKTLRIIFCFAISFVAVEMIYNGLHHKF from the coding sequence ATGAACATACTTATTTTTACGCTGATACTGCTTGGAGGCGCGTACCTGGCGGGGTTGCTGGGATCACTCACCGGACTGGGCGGAGGCGTGGTAGTTATTCCATTGCTGACCCTGATATTTCATGTAGATATAAGATACGCCATAGGAGCTGCGCTGCTGGCATCTATTGCCAATTCGTCCGGTGCTGCTACGGCCTATATTAAAGAAGGGATTACAAATATCCGCCTGGGGATGTTCCTTGAAATTGGTACTACTGCCGGCGCCGTGATAGGCGCACTACTCGCGGTTTTCACACCTGTAAACACCATCGCCATATTGTTTGGGGTAGTGCTGATATTTTCCGCGCTGATGACGGTTCGTAAGAAGCACGAACATGCGGAGCAAACCGGCAGCCAATTATCTTACGCCTTAAAACTGAACAGCAGCTACCCTACACCTGCGGGCGAAGTCAGTTACAAACTTAAAAACATTGGTGGCGGATTTTCTATCATGCTGCTGGCCGGCGTGTTATCCGGCCTGCTGGGAATCGGCTCCGGCGCACTGAAAGTGCTGGCAATGGATGGCGCCATGCGTATTCCTTTTAAAGTAAGTACTACTACAAGCAATTTCATGATCGGGGTTACTGCTGCTGCCAGCGCGGTGGTGTATCTTCAGCGGGGATATATCGATCCGGGAATCGCCTTCCCGGTGGTATTGGGCGTATTGGGCGGCGCATTTACCGGAGCAAGATTACTGACTGTCATGAATCCCAAAACACTAAGGATTATTTTCTGTTTTGCCATTTCCTTTGTTGCCGTCGAAATGATCTATAACGGGCTACATCACAAGTTTTAA
- a CDS encoding DUF1634 domain-containing protein: MNVFKKLLGDRDIELFIGGLLRTGVITASTIALLGGICYLAQEGAASVPDYEHFKGEGAGYTSFKGIFDGVASGSATEIIQLGVLVLLATPILRIFFSLIAFALEKDRLYVFITAVVLGIILFSMFGGLKI, from the coding sequence ATGAACGTATTTAAGAAATTGTTGGGAGACAGAGATATAGAGCTGTTCATTGGCGGGCTATTGAGAACAGGTGTTATAACTGCTAGTACTATTGCCCTGCTGGGAGGAATATGCTATCTCGCACAGGAAGGTGCTGCCAGTGTGCCCGACTATGAGCATTTCAAAGGAGAAGGAGCCGGTTATACTTCCTTCAAAGGCATTTTCGACGGTGTTGCCTCCGGCAGTGCCACGGAGATCATTCAACTGGGAGTGCTGGTATTGCTGGCCACTCCTATTCTGCGAATCTTTTTTTCGCTGATTGCATTTGCGCTGGAGAAAGACCGCCTCTATGTTTTCATTACAGCTGTTGTGCTGGGGATTATCCTGTTCAGTATGTTCGGTGGACTAAAAATATAA
- a CDS encoding hotdog domain-containing protein, with the protein MNFYTRKWVKPEDLNAHGTLFGGSLLRWIDEEAAIYSIIQLGTNRCVTKYMSEINFVSSARQGDIVELGIKAVHFGRTSLALTCQVRNKITQKVILTIDKMVFVSVDEQGRPVPHGKTAITYTDERLREE; encoded by the coding sequence ATGAATTTTTATACACGGAAATGGGTAAAACCGGAAGATCTGAATGCACACGGTACTTTATTCGGGGGCAGTCTGTTGCGCTGGATTGATGAAGAAGCAGCTATTTATTCCATTATCCAGCTGGGCACCAATCGTTGTGTGACCAAATACATGTCTGAAATCAATTTTGTCAGCTCCGCGCGCCAGGGCGATATTGTGGAACTGGGCATCAAGGCTGTGCATTTCGGGCGTACATCACTGGCACTCACCTGCCAGGTGAGAAATAAGATTACGCAAAAGGTTATTCTGACAATCGACAAAATGGTATTTGTGAGCGTTGATGAGCAGGGCCGGCCTGTGCCACATGGTAAAACTGCCATAACGTACACCGACGAGCGTTTGCGGGAAGAATAG
- the nagA gene encoding N-acetylglucosamine-6-phosphate deacetylase: MQESIKIINGRLITPFRVVAPGSLLIRDGKIVAAGEATITAQADRTIDAGGNYVAPGFMDLHIHGGGGSDFMDGTVQAFHTITETHARYGTTAMVPTTLTAEKEHLLHTLDIYREAVTKPHQGAGFLGMHLEGPYFALNQRGAQDPRYIRNPDPAEYRQILDYSSDIVRWSVAPELPGALEMGNYLRSKGILPAIAHTDAVYDDVVKALDCGYTLATHFYSAMSGVTRRNLYRHAGVIESVYLLDEIDAEVIADGAHLPAPLLQLIYKIKGPDRIALITDAMRAAGMPPGKSILGPLNGGLEVIVEDGVAKLPDGSGFAGSVATADRLLRNMVKLAGVPLPEAVRMASYTPARIMGVAGRKGSLVAGKDADVVIFDEDINIHFTIVEGKVVYGSR; the protein is encoded by the coding sequence ATGCAGGAAAGTATTAAGATTATCAATGGCCGGCTAATCACTCCCTTCCGCGTGGTGGCCCCGGGCAGCCTGCTGATCAGGGATGGGAAGATTGTAGCAGCGGGAGAAGCAACAATCACTGCGCAGGCCGACAGAACTATAGATGCCGGAGGTAACTATGTTGCACCGGGTTTTATGGACCTGCATATTCATGGCGGTGGCGGAAGCGATTTTATGGACGGTACCGTGCAGGCGTTCCATACTATAACGGAAACGCATGCACGATATGGCACTACTGCCATGGTGCCTACCACGCTGACGGCTGAAAAAGAACACCTGTTACATACGCTGGATATTTACCGGGAGGCTGTTACGAAACCTCATCAGGGAGCGGGTTTCCTGGGAATGCACCTGGAGGGTCCTTATTTCGCACTCAACCAGCGGGGCGCACAGGATCCGAGATACATCCGAAATCCTGATCCGGCGGAATACCGGCAAATACTTGATTACAGCAGCGATATCGTACGCTGGAGTGTGGCGCCGGAATTGCCGGGAGCACTGGAAATGGGGAATTACCTGAGAAGTAAAGGTATTCTGCCAGCTATTGCACATACAGATGCCGTGTATGATGATGTGGTAAAAGCATTGGATTGCGGATATACGTTGGCTACTCATTTCTATTCTGCCATGTCGGGTGTAACACGGCGGAACCTTTACCGGCATGCAGGTGTAATAGAAAGCGTATACCTGCTGGATGAAATAGATGCTGAAGTAATAGCAGATGGGGCGCATTTGCCAGCACCCTTATTGCAATTGATTTATAAGATCAAAGGGCCGGATCGTATTGCGCTGATCACGGATGCCATGCGCGCGGCAGGTATGCCTCCCGGGAAGAGTATATTAGGCCCGCTGAACGGAGGATTGGAAGTGATAGTGGAAGATGGGGTTGCCAAATTGCCTGACGGTAGCGGTTTTGCGGGGAGTGTAGCTACTGCGGACCGGCTGCTGCGTAATATGGTGAAACTGGCTGGTGTACCATTGCCGGAAGCAGTGAGAATGGCAAGTTATACACCAGCACGTATCATGGGCGTTGCGGGCCGCAAAGGCTCACTGGTAGCAGGTAAAGATGCTGATGTCGTCATTTTTGATGAAGATATTAACATACATTTCACGATAGTGGAAGGAAAAGTAGTGTACGGTTCCCGATAA